From Verrucomicrobiota bacterium, one genomic window encodes:
- a CDS encoding lysophospholipid acyltransferase family protein: protein MRFRLEWLGVKGMAWLVPRLPLGFWRRFAEAAAFAFYYLDRRGRRVALANLEAAFGDLYRPARREQIARRALAIFARSFLELFWSPRLNRDNVSSYMEMTGSAEARRLSEQGGVILVSVHLANFEWGSGLFAFEGHAGLELTQRFRNDRLTPIFRRLREHSGHTIVTQEQSMIRFYKALRKGQRVGLLTDLTLKMNEPGTFVRCFGLWTWTTIMHAALQARTGAPILPFVTLPQPGGRYEVRLLEPILHDPNRSLRAIVQLCWDRFEPVIAERPECWLWSYKHWRYRPALPDRPYPFYANRSPWFDLEWEKEIGPIPVELQIYQQPVTSN, encoded by the coding sequence ATGCGCTTCCGGCTCGAATGGCTGGGGGTGAAAGGGATGGCATGGTTAGTTCCCCGGCTGCCGCTCGGGTTCTGGCGTCGCTTCGCGGAAGCCGCGGCGTTCGCGTTCTATTACCTGGATCGCCGTGGGCGCCGGGTGGCACTCGCCAACCTGGAAGCAGCCTTCGGCGACCTTTACCGGCCCGCCCGGCGCGAACAAATCGCCCGGCGGGCATTGGCCATCTTCGCCCGCAGCTTCCTGGAGCTCTTCTGGAGCCCGCGCCTGAACCGCGACAACGTTTCGTCATACATGGAGATGACCGGTTCGGCCGAGGCGCGCCGGTTGTCCGAACAGGGTGGGGTGATCCTGGTCAGCGTGCACCTGGCGAACTTCGAATGGGGCAGCGGCCTGTTCGCTTTCGAGGGCCACGCCGGCCTGGAACTTACCCAGCGCTTCCGTAACGACCGGCTGACGCCCATCTTCCGCCGTTTACGGGAACATTCCGGTCACACGATCGTGACCCAGGAACAGTCCATGATCCGTTTCTACAAGGCCTTGCGTAAAGGCCAACGGGTCGGGTTGCTCACCGATTTAACCCTCAAAATGAATGAGCCCGGAACTTTTGTCCGCTGTTTCGGTCTCTGGACCTGGACGACGATCATGCACGCCGCCCTCCAAGCCCGTACCGGCGCCCCGATCCTTCCTTTCGTCACCCTCCCTCAGCCCGGCGGCCGGTACGAAGTGCGTTTGCTCGAACCGATTCTGCACGACCCAAACCGGTCGTTGCGGGCGATTGTCCAACTGTGCTGGGACCGTTTCGAGCCCGTAATCGCCGAGCGCCCCGAATGCTGGCTCTGGTCCTACAAACATTGGCGTTACCGGCCGGCATTACCCGATCGGCCTTACCCGTTCTACGCCAATCGATCCCCGTGGTTTGATCTGGAATGGGAAAAAGAAATCGGACCGATCCCCGTGGAACTGCAGATCTACCAGCAACCGGTTACGAGTAACTAG
- a CDS encoding NYN domain-containing protein: MSEKFLIVDGHSIIFAWPELRALHGRKTALAREQLIKTLTGYQDYSGVRVVVVFDGKGQTVSEVTEPGGIQIFYSNAGRTADDIVERLCARYATRHLITVATADMLEQQTAISFGAQCTGAEGLRRLIAEARGEFAAELKRRRKAL; encoded by the coding sequence ATGTCGGAGAAATTTCTCATCGTCGACGGGCACAGCATCATCTTCGCGTGGCCGGAGCTGCGCGCGTTGCATGGTCGTAAAACCGCGCTGGCGCGTGAGCAATTGATTAAGACGCTCACGGGATACCAGGACTACTCGGGGGTCCGCGTGGTCGTGGTATTTGATGGGAAAGGCCAAACCGTCTCGGAGGTGACCGAACCCGGCGGCATCCAGATTTTTTACTCGAATGCCGGCCGCACGGCGGACGACATCGTCGAACGGCTCTGCGCCCGGTACGCGACCAGGCACCTCATCACGGTGGCGACCGCCGACATGCTGGAGCAGCAGACCGCCATCTCGTTTGGAGCCCAGTGCACAGGCGCGGAAGGGTTGCGGCGACTGATCGCGGAGGCCCGTGGAGAGTTCGCCGCGGAATTGAAACGCCGTCGAAAAGCCCTTTAA
- a CDS encoding class I SAM-dependent methyltransferase, producing the protein MGFSLQVQQVMSELEAFGRAHDQQESDRARKMLNLERETAELLRAFVLSARRKRVLEIGTSNGYSAIWLASTLQNVPGSAPLLTIEKDAGKARSARANFEKAGLADRIVVLEGSATELVDGLPGPFDCVFFDADRISAPEQLRLLLPKLTADALLLADNVLSHPEEISGYLKEFDRLPEFVTTTVPVGKGLHVAVRVDTIR; encoded by the coding sequence ATGGGATTTTCTCTTCAGGTACAACAGGTGATGTCCGAACTGGAAGCGTTCGGCCGGGCGCATGATCAACAGGAATCGGATCGCGCCCGCAAAATGCTTAATCTTGAACGTGAAACCGCCGAACTGCTCCGGGCATTTGTGCTGAGCGCACGCCGCAAGCGGGTTCTCGAAATCGGCACGTCAAACGGGTACAGTGCGATCTGGCTCGCATCCACCCTGCAAAACGTACCCGGCAGCGCACCGCTCCTGACCATCGAAAAGGATGCCGGCAAAGCCCGGAGCGCCCGCGCCAACTTCGAAAAAGCCGGACTGGCCGATCGCATCGTCGTCCTGGAGGGTTCTGCAACGGAACTCGTGGACGGTCTGCCGGGCCCGTTTGATTGCGTGTTCTTCGATGCGGACCGGATCAGTGCGCCTGAGCAACTCCGGTTGCTTCTGCCGAAACTCACCGCGGACGCCTTGCTCCTGGCCGATAATGTCCTGTCGCACCCGGAGGAAATTTCGGGCTACCTGAAAGAGTTCGATCGCCTGCCTGAGTTCGTCACCACGACGGTGCCGGTCGGCAAAGGGCTCCACGTGGCGGTGCGGGTTGATACCATCCGGTAG
- a CDS encoding type II toxin-antitoxin system RelE/ParE family toxin, translating into MDYQVSFTEPARDDLRAIVSFIAQDSPQRALSFRDRLLAEAESLGRLPLRGRFLKGHSQVRRILCGDYLILYRVHEAERVVEVLRFWHGARGTPRF; encoded by the coding sequence GTGGATTACCAAGTAAGCTTCACCGAACCGGCCCGCGACGATCTACGGGCCATCGTTTCCTTTATTGCCCAGGACAGCCCACAGCGGGCTCTCTCGTTCCGTGACCGCCTGCTGGCTGAGGCCGAAAGCCTGGGCCGCCTGCCGCTTCGGGGACGTTTTTTAAAAGGCCATTCGCAGGTTCGACGAATCCTCTGCGGCGATTACTTGATCCTCTACCGGGTCCATGAGGCCGAACGGGTTGTGGAAGTGCTGCGCTTCTGGCACGGCGCCCGAGGCACGCCGCGGTTTTAA